One stretch of Flavobacterium sp. 9 DNA includes these proteins:
- a CDS encoding 6-carboxytetrahydropterin synthase, translating to MSNIRITKQFSFETGHALYGYDGKCKNVHGHSYKLSVTVIGSPIMDRSNVKFGMVIDFSDLKKIVKEEIVDQFDHATVFNETTPHIELANELKNRGHHVILVDYQPTSENMVVDFADRIIARLPKDISLFSLKLQETESSFAEWYASDNL from the coding sequence ATGAGTAATATCAGAATTACAAAACAATTTAGTTTCGAAACCGGTCACGCCTTATATGGTTACGACGGAAAATGCAAAAACGTTCACGGCCACAGTTATAAATTGTCGGTTACCGTGATTGGTTCGCCAATTATGGATCGATCAAATGTAAAATTCGGAATGGTAATTGATTTTTCGGATCTAAAGAAAATTGTAAAAGAAGAAATCGTTGATCAGTTTGATCATGCAACGGTTTTTAACGAAACAACTCCGCATATCGAATTGGCAAATGAATTAAAAAATCGTGGACATCACGTTATTTTAGTTGATTATCAGCCTACAAGTGAAAATATGGTTGTAGATTTTGCTGACAGAATCATTGCGCGTTTGCCAAAAGATATTTCTCTTTTTTCACTTAAACTTCAGGAAACAGAATCTTCATTTGCAGAATGGTACGCATCTGATAATTTGTAA